AATTTGCTGCACGTTACACGCAGGATCTGCCGCACCCAATAGCCGTTATTGTCGGCAAGTCCGAAAAACCAGAAGGTATCAAGGCGTGGTCGTTCAGGGACGGCAGATATGTTGAGGCAACCTGTATCAGATGAGCTTCGAGTCAGTGCGGTGGAAGGTAGGTCAGCGTTTACCTTTACCCGCTAGCATTAGTGCGAAGAGCTCTGCCTGAAAGCGGGCATCATCCAATGCGTTATGGTTCGGTTCGCTGAGTGGCTTCAGCGCAGCGGTCATTTTGGATGATTTTGTTTCCTGCCAGCTGCAACCTACAGCGCCCATAAAGTAGGCCTTCATGTCGATAGCGGTAAAACCAAAGGGGTTGGTTTCCAGGTATTTGTGGAAGTAGTAATTGACGAATGACCAGTCAAACGGTGCATTGAGTCCTACGAAAATGACCTTTTGCCCCGGTTGGCAGGACGATTTCAGCCATTGATCAAATGTCAGCATCGCCTGTTGCGGAGCGAGGCCCTCGCGCTCCAGCTTCTCCAGACTCAGCCCCGATACTGCCAGTGCTTCCGGGTCGTGTTTTGGACTGTCAGGTCGTAGTTCAAGATAGATGGACGTTACAGGTTGGGCTACAAGACAGGCTCCAATGGAAAGCAGACTGTATTCGCCTGGTATAGGCCCAGAAGTCTCGACGTCGACGGAAACATAAAGCTCATCAGGGTGCATGTCATATCCTTTCGTGTAGTTACCTGATCACGCTCAGGCTCTTAGCCATGTGAAGGTGGAAAGGCAGGTATAGCCATTGCCCCATTTTTTGCTGTTTCACTCGCTATCCGGCGTTCGAGCAGCGGCAGTGCCTGTCTACCAGCGGATTGCGCGTTCCTTTGGTCAGCTCTGGGCCCAAGCATAATGATGTGTGTCATTCTCTGATGGCGGATGAGGGCCGGACGATCATGAGTGAAACTGAGCGCTGGATAGTAAAATGCCAGAAAACTGAGGACGGTACTGGCGACATCATCATTGATCTGCCTCAAGAGTTGCTTGACCAAATGAGGTTAGGTGTTGGGGACGACCTGGAGCTAACGGTAGTGAATGGCACATTAGTCCTGACGCCCGTGTGCAACGCAACATCAGTGCGGCCCATGTTTGCTGGCGTCCTGCGTCAGGATGTCTATCATGCTTACCGCATGCGTCTGGAGACGCTTCTTCATATCTCTGTCAATGCTTCGGATCTGGACATTCACGACATGATAGTAGCTGGCTTCTCGGTCAGCCTGATCAAAATGCTTTGTGATGATGGAACCCTCAGCGACGAAGAACGCGACAGAATCATTCAACCCAAAACGCTCAAAACAAAACTGTCAGCCAATCAGCTTTTAACGTTGCATGAGAGCGATCGCCTGTTCCGGTTTGCACATATTACCGCCATGGCCGAGGTGATCTTCGGTGACAAAGGGAAGGCCAAACAATGGCTTTCCAAACCCAAAGCCCGTTTTTTGGGAGAAAGCCCATCGGCGATGGTCACTACAACCTTTGGCACACATCTAGTCGAAGAAATGCTGATTCAAGTGTCTGAGGGCATGTCATTTTGATTCAGCCGCAGCCAAACGGCTTCTACCGCTCCTTGAGTAACATGGATTTCATGCGCCTATACCGGCGTCGCCTTGCCGAATACGACATGCACGGGCATCCATGAAGCACTAGGTTTCACCCACATCGGCACCTACCGCTAGGTAGGGTTCACGCACGGCAATGGCATAGCTGGGTACTGGCGAAAACCCACTTTATCCGGTGACAGCTAGATAGAAATCATCCCGTTCAGTGGGATGAGGGGAGAAGACGGACCAGCTGTGAAATGGCCCAGTCTTCGGCATCGGAACCTCGTGTGTCGATGGGAGCTAAGCTGATTGATGCTTCTCGTTCGAATCGTTTTTTTGATCGGCCGGAGGTACAGATGAATCTGGCAGATTTTGTCTCAGTGCTTTCTGCGGGTGAGAAAATAGATGGGTGCCAACTCACCACCTCAGATGCTGTGGCCCTCGCCAGTCTGCATTTTCCTTCCCATGCCTATTGTCTTGTTGCTGATTGGGCAATATTGGATCTCGACATTCCAACACGTCAGCGAAAAGCCATTACGGATAGACAGCTAATTCCTGCTCTCGTTTACGCTTTGACCGTTATCCAAGACAGTAAAGGTCGCTTCCCGCCTGGTGATTGGGTCCGAACAACGCTGGGTGTTTCCTTCACCCATGACTGCTTATTTCGAACAAAAAACACAGTTTATGTGCTGATGGGGACTGGTCGAAGGTTGCACACGGATTTAGACATCGCACTGAGCCTGTGCTGAAAAAAGACTATTTCCGCACAGGTGAGTGACCGGTCGCGCTCACATAATATTTCGGCCTGAATGAACGCTCTCGCTGTTGTGTCAATCTATGTTGTTACCAATCGAGCCCCGTATTTGAAGTGCGACCCGTCTGTGTCAGTCTATGTTGCTGTCGTGTGGATCCCGGATCATCCTACAGGCCCCGATTTACGAGAGGGGCTGTGTCAAACTATGTTGTTGGTAACCAACACTAAAAATCGCAGCCTATGGTTGCGATTTTTTTTATCCGAATGAAGGACATTGCCCCATGGACAGATTCCAGGAAATGCAGGTCTTCGCCGCCGTCGCCCAGGACCAGGGCTTCTCTGCGGCGGCGCGTCGGTTGGGGATGTCGGCGGCCAGTGTCACACGGGCGGTGGCGGCGCTGGAGACGCGCATTGGCACGCAGTTGCTCACCCGTACCACCCGCAGCGTGCATTTGAGCGAGGCGGGGCAGCGTTATCTGGAGGATTGTCGGAGGATTCTCACCGAGGTGCAGGAAGCGGAGGATTCGGCGGCGGGCAGTCACGCACAACCCCGTGGGCAATTGACGATTACCGCGCCGGTATTGTTCGGAGAGTTATTTGTCACGCCAGTGATGGTTGATTATCTGGCGCAGTTTCCTGAGGTCAGTATCAATGCGCTGTTGCTTGATCGTGTGGTCAGTGTTGTCGAAGAGGGAATCGATGTGGCGGTGCGCATCGGCGATTTGCCTGACAGTAATCAGCATGCGATTCGTGTCGGCGAAGTGCGGCGGGTGATTTGTGGTTCGCCAGCGCTGATCGCAGCGCATGGCCGGCCTTCTCATCCGCAGGATCTGGTGCAGGCGCCGATCATTGCGACATCGGCCACGGGCCAGTTACGTAACTGGCCATTCCTTGAAAATGGCGATCCGCTGACGGTGCGCACGGAGGCTCGGCTGGTGGTCACCGCCAATCAGGCGGCCATCACGGCCGCCTGCCTGGGCCTGGGATTCACCCGTGTGTTGTCTTATCAAGTCGCGAGAAAAGTCGCGGCGGGTGAGTTGCAAATCGTCCTGGCTGAATTCGAACTGGCGCCGTTGCCGATTCATGTGATTTATCAGGGCGGGCGCAAGGCGCCAGCGCGAGTACGCAGTTTTGTCGACTTCACGGTGAATGCCCTGCGCGAGCATCCCGCTTTGAAGAACGAGGCATTATTGCTCTAGCTGAAATAATGGATTGCGTTTGCTGGTTATTCTGTTGTTTCGGTAGCAGGTGGAAGATGACAACCCATCGGCGCCGACACTTTCCAATTGGCGCCTCCACCCAGCGGAGTCGACCATGCAAGCCATCAAACTCTACAACTTCCCACGCTCTGGCCATGCTCATCGTGTGGAGCTGATGCTGTCCCTGCTGCAACTGCCAACTGAACTGATCTTTGTCGATCTGGCCAAGGGCGCACACAAGCAGCCGGATTACCTGGCGCTCAATCGCTTTGGTCAGGTACCGGTGATTGATGATCAAGGCGTGGTGCTGGCCGACTCCAACGCGATCCTGGTCTATCTGGCGCAGAAATATGGCAACGGTCGTTGGCTGCCCACCGATCCCGTCGGTGCGGCCAAGGTGCAGCGCTGGTTATCGGTCGCCGCCGGGCCGATTGCCTTTGGCCCGGCAAGAGCAAGGCTGATCACCGTGTTTGGTGCGCCTTACAACCCTGAAGAGGTGATCGCTTACGCCCACACCGTGCTCAAAGTGATCGATCAGGAACTGGCCGCCACCCCATACCTTGTCGGCAATGAGCCGACCATCGCCGACGTCGCGGCCTACAGCTACATCGCCCATGCGCCGGAAGGCAATGTGTCGCTGGACGACTACGCCAACATCCGCGCCTGGCTGGCGCGCGTCGAAGCCTTGCCAGGGTTTGTCGGCATGCCGCGCACCGTCGCCGGCCTGCAAAAAACAGCCTGATGCTCACGGCCCGATTCAGTCGGGCCGTTCTTGTTGCGCGATAAGCGCAGGGGAGAAGCCGTTATGGACCGTTCACCTTGGCACGCTGGCGAGAAACAGTTGCAGGCTCACGTAGGTGTAGCCGAGCGAATGGACACATTAGGTCGTAGGGTGATTCGCGGCGAGATGCCCGATCAGCACCGCCAGTTCTATCAGCAACTGCCGTTCATGCTGTACGGCGCGGTGGATGCTGACGGTAACCCTTGGGCCAGTGTTCTTGAAGGGCCGCCGGGTTTTGCTCATTCTCCAGCGCCTGCGCTGTTGCAGTTCGACAGCCTGCCCGGCAGCGACGACCCCGCGCAATTGCAAGACGGCGCGGCGATCGGCCTGCTCGGTATCGAGCTGCACACCCGGCGTCGCAACCGTATGAATGGCCGGGTCGGTGCTGTGACTTCGAGCGGCTTCGGGGTGACGGTGGACCAATCGTTCGGCAATTGCCCGCAATACATTCAATTGCGCCAGTTTCGCTCGGTGCCCCTGGCGGACCCGTCGACCCGTGTCGCGCAGCATCTCAACGCGCTGGATGACGCGGCCCAAGCCATGATCGCCGGGGCCGATACCTTCTTTGTCGCCAGTTATGTGGACGTCGACGGCCAACGCTCGGTGGATGTTTCTCATCGCGGTGGTCAGGCCGGTTTCGTACAGGTGGAAGGTAATCGCCTGACCATCCCGGACTTCGCCGGCAACCTGTTCTTCAACACCTTGGGCAACCTGCTGATCAATCCTCGGGCCGGTTTGCTGTTCATCGATTTCAATACGGGCGATCTGCTGCACCTCAGCGGCCGCGCGGACGTCATCCTCGAAGGCCCGCAGGTCGAGGCTTTTCAGGGGGCCGAGCGGCTCTGGACCTTTGAGGTAGAGCGCGTTGTGCGCCGGCCTGCGGCGCTGGCCTTGCGCTGGCGCTTTGACGGCGTGTCGCCCACCAGTTTGCTGACAGGCACCTGGGCGCAGGCAAATGCACGCCTGCAAGCCAAGGCCCTGGGCGATCACTGGCGGCCGTTGCGGGTGGCGCGCATCGAACAGGAAAGCCACAACATCCGTTCGATCTATCTGGAGCCCGCTGATGACGCCGGGTTGCCGGTGTTCCAGGCCGGGCAGCATTTGCCGCTGCGCTTCAATATTGCCGGCGATGTGCACATCCGCACGTACAGCCTGTCGAGCGCGCCGTCCGATGATTTTTTCCGCATCAGCGTGAAGCGTGAAGGCCTCGTGTCGTCGCACCTGCATGAGCAGATCCGGGTCGGTGATGTGCTGGAAGCCCGCGCGCCCCAAGGGCATTTCACCGTGGCGTCCCATGAGCGTCGGCCGCTGGTGCTGTTGGCGGCTGGCGTCGGCATCACGCCGCTGCTGTCGATGGTGCGCGAGGTGGTGTATCAAGGCCTGCGCACGCGGCGTATTCGTCCGACCTGGTTTTTCCAGAGTTCGCGGACCCTGGCCGATCAGCCGTTTCGCCCGGAACTGGACCGTTTGCTGGATGGCCTCGGTGACGCGGTGCGCGTGCGGCGGTTGCTCAGTCAGCCTGAGGCGGAGGCTCGCGAGGGTGAAGATTTCGACCTGACCGGGCGGATTGACGGCGACTTGCTCAAGACGATGCTTGAGGCGGAGGACTACGACCAAGTGGACTTTGTCCTCTGCGGCCCGGGCAGTTTTACCCAGGGGCTGTACGACACGCTGCGGGAACTGGACATTCGCGATTCGAGGATTCATGCCGAAACCTTTGGCCCGTCGACACTGCGTCGCACGCCAGACCCGGATGCGGTGGTCATCGAACAACCACCGGCCGCCACGGTTTCAGTGCCCGTTGTGTTCGAGCGCTCGGCCAAAGAAGTGCGCTGGCAGCCGGATGGCGGCAGTTTGCTGGAGTTGGCGGAAAGCCGCGGATTGCGCCCGGAATTCAGTTGCCGTGGGGGTTCCTGCGGGACCTGCAAGACGCGTCTGATCAGTGGCGCGGTGAATTATCCACAGCCTCCGGCGGAAGTGCCCGATGCGGGAGAGGTGTTGATTTGTTGCGCGGTGCCGGCGCAGGGGTCGCAGCCATTGGTGCTGGACTTGTGACCCTTCGGGCTAACACAGAAAACCCTCGTGGGAGCGAGCCTGCACGCGAAAGCGGTGTATCAGCCAACTTCAATGTTGAATGTTAAACAGCCTTCGCGAGCAGGCTCGCTCCCACATTGGGCCGGGGTTGGCCTGAAAAATACTGCGAACGTCCTACAGACTTGAGTGTTCGGGAGGACGATTCCGACACGTTCTAGCGGTTGTCGTGTCGGAAGTCGGGGGGATAGGCTTTGGAGGTCGCTGCACATCAGCGATCGGGCGTCGCAGTCCGTTCAGTTCATTTGGTGCATAATCGCCGGCCCGCTTGATGGCGGCTGTGCGCGGGATACCCTCGGGTATGCCGAGTTTCCGAATGGCTCGGTCTGCGACCCCGCGTACAGCTGCCTCCCTCACATCGCGTCGCAGCGATCAGTGGCAGCAAAACCCTTCATTCGGAGTGTCACCATGATTAAAGAAACACCAAATCCCCCGGAAACCGACGACGTTTCCCCCTACGAATCCATCGATTCCAAAAAGCTCAACGAAGCCGCCGAGCGGGCGCTGGATCACTACCTCAACCCCTCCGCCCTCAAATCCCCCGCGACCCGCAAGCCCAGCACGATGTTCATGATCGCGCCGGACATCAAAGACGAAGACCTGCTGGCCCACACCTGTGAATCCTTGGCCCAGGCCAATGTGATGGCGAGTGATTTTGCGGGGTACCTGGAAGGACCGCACCGGCACACGGCGATGGCGATTCAGCAGATCGTCATGCTCGCGGAGCTGGCGGTGAACCGGATGCTGGATAACGTTGCCGTAAACCCCGCGCCACACCGCTAACCCCCTGTAGGAGCGAGGCTTGCCCGCGAAGGCGGCGTGTCATTCAACATTGATGTCGACTGACACACCGCCTTCGCGGGCAAGCCTCGCTCCTACAGATTTCAGGCGTAGGACAGGGATTTCTCTTCCAGCAGTTCTTCATACAACGCCGTCCACTTGCGGCCCATTTCATCGGCGGTGAATAACTGCCGATAACGCGCCTCAGCCTTCACGCCCATTGCTGCCGCACGCACCGGGTCTTCCCACAACGTGCGCATTGCTTCTCGGAACGCCTGTGGATTACTCGGCGGCACCACCAGCCCGGTTTCGTTGTGGATGTTGATGTAGCTGGTGCCAGTGCCGATTTCACTGGAGATCATCGGCTTGCCGTACATCGCGCCTTCGAGCAGCGAGATGCCGAACGCTTCCGAGCGTAGGTGCGACGGAAACACCACTGCGTAACTCAGCTCCAGCAAAGCAACTTTGTCCTCGTCACCCAACCGCCCCAGAAAGTGCAGATTCTGTAACCCCAATGCCTTCGCTTGGGCATGCAGTTCGGCCTCCAGCGGTCCGGCCCCGACGATCACCACCGGATAATTCAGCCCTTGCATCGCGTCGAGCAGAATATGCAGGCCCTTGTAGTAGCGCATCACGCCGACGAACAGGAAGAACCGGTCGCCGACTTGTTTGCGCCAGCGTTCAGTACGTGCAGCGTCAGGCTGTGGATAACCTGACTTGTCCAGCCCGTAGGTGATGACGCGGGTTTTCTCGCGGTAGTCCTGAAGCACATCGCTGGTGTGAAAGTAGTTGGGGGAGGCTGCGACGATTCGGTCGGCGCTGTCCAGAAAACGACGCATCAATGGACGGTAGAGCTTGAGCAAATGGCGCTGGCGAATGATGTCCGAGTGGTAACTCACCACGCAGGGTTTTTTAGTGGCGCTGAAAAAATGCACCAGGTCCATGAAGGGCCAGGGGAAGTGGTAATTGACCACGTCCGCCTCAGCCGCCAGCTCACGAAATTGCTTGAAGACGCTATAGGAAAAACCGGTGGAGGCCATCTGAAAATCCATCCGGGCCTGATGAACCTGATGATGACGGATCTGTATCGCGCCAGGTGCCGGGTTGTTGCTCAACGTCAGTACCGTACTGTCGACCGAGTGGCGCGCACCGCTTTCGCAGAGTTGAAAAATGACTTGTTCGATGCCACCCATCGAGTCCGGCAGGTAGGTCTTGTAAAAGTGCAGTACGCGCATATCAGTCTCCCATAGCCTGGCGGTAAGCGCGGGCCGTGGCCTTCGCGCAACGCTCCCAGGAAAAAAGCTTCGCTTGTTGCAAACCGGCTTCGCGACAGACCTGCCAATGCAGCGGGTCGTCGATGAGTCGGATCATGGCATCGCGCAAGGTGTCTGGATCGTCCGGTGCTATGTAGTTGCCGGCGTCGCCCGCGACTTCCGGCATGGCCGAATGCTGGGTCAGAATCACCGGGGTGCCGCTGGCCATGGCTTCCAGGACGGGCAGGCCGAACCCTTCGTACAACGAGGGAAAGATCAATGCCCGGGCGCCGGCCAGCAGCTGTGCCAGTGCTTCATCGGGCAGATACCCGAGCAGGCACACATCCCCGGTGGCCAGGGCTGCGCGCAATTCATCACTGAATTGTTCGCCTTGCCAACCGGCCATGCCGGCGATCAGCAAGGGAAAACCCTGGCGCACGGCTGCCGGTAATAGGGCATGGGCGCGCAGGGCCAGCGTGAGGTTCTTGCGCGGCTCGAGGGTGCCAACACACAGGAAGTATTCCCGCGCCTCGACGCCGTGAGTCTTGAGCACCGCGTTAATGGCTTCAGGCTCCCGTGGGTGGAAACGTGCGGCCACGCCCAGCGGTGCGACGACAAAACGCTCGGCCGGCAGTGCGAAATACGCCTGGGCTTCGTCGGCAATGTACTGCGAGTCGGTAAGAATCAGACTCGCTCGCTGCACGCCGTCGGCCAGGCGCCGCTCGATTTCCCGCAGGCGCGAGGGGGGTTGCGTGTCGGGGTAGTGCAGGTGCGTCAGGTCATGCAGGGTGATTACTGTCGGGCCGTCGAACGACAGCGGCCACAGGCTCGGTTCGTGATAGAGGTCGATGGTTTTCGAGCGCCCTTGATCGAAGCGTTTCTGCTCCAGCCAGCGCCGGGCTTGATAAGCCCCCGGAATTTGTCGCAGCAACGGCGTCAGTCGCGAATAGCCGGGCATGGCGGCTTCTGGCAAGTCCGAACTCCAGCCCCAACCGTGGAACAGTGCGAGTTCGACATCGGGCTCATCAGCAAGCGCGTTCGCCAGTTCGGCGACGTAATGGCCGATGCCGGTGCGCGGGGCTTGAAGGATCCGGGCGTTAAGGGCAATTCGCATGTTGCCTCTCTTGCACGACCGGCGCGTCTACCAGATTGCGCAGGGTGCGTTCAGCCAGTTGCGCACTGGCTTCACGCCAGCCGATCCACTGCCAGTCCGCCACGCTGCGAGCGGCCGGGAATTTCCCGGAGCGTTCGAAACCGGTGACCAGGTCCGCCAGGCTTTGCGGTTCGGCGAGGTCAAAGTACGCCATGAACTCGCCACCGATTTCGCGAAAGATCGGAATGTCGCTGCCCATGGCCGGCAAACCGCGCTGCATGGCTTCCACCAGTGGCAAGCCGAAGCCTTCAACCCACGACGGAAACACCAGCGCGCTAGCATGGGAATAGGCGTGTTCGAGGCTGGTGTCGCTCAGGTCGTTGAACATGAACAGGCGTTGGTTCAACTGTGGGTGGTTGCGCACGCGGGCGAGCAGGGCGTCGCACTTCCAGCCGATGCGCCCGGCGATGCACAGCCGGGCTTGCGAACCTGAGGCCCAGGCACGTTCGAACGCGTCGAGCAGGTAATCGTGGTTTTTACGCGGCTCGATGGTGCTGACCATTAAAAACACCGGCTCCGGTGTTTTGAATACGTGCGTCAGTCTCGGCTCGACGGCGGCGCAGGCTTCGCTCAGGTCCAGTTCGGAGCCGAGGTGAAAATAATCGAACCACAACGTATCGGCTTTGGCCGGACCCAGCCGACGCTGCAATTCCTCGCGCACCTGATCGCGCACCGTGGCGGAGATCGCCACGTAGCCGTCGGCGGTCTGGGTGATCCAGTTGAACCACTCGTTGAAAATCTGCACCAGCCGCGTGTCGTAGAACTGTGGGTGAGTCAGCGGGATGAGGTCGTAGATCACCGAAACGATGCCCACGCCTTCACGCTTGAGCTGTTCGGCAAACGGGAAGAAATCGCTGTGCCAGGAAGAATCCAGCAACACCAGTTGATCACCCGGCTGATGCTGCAATGGCGAGCACCGTTTGGGCAGTTGATATTGGTTGATGGCGTCGATCAGGCGCAAAGGAATGCTGAAGCAGGTGATCGCCGTGAGGCGGTAGGCCACGTGCAGCAGGCGCTTGATCACTCGCGAGTGACTGCGATTGTGCAAGCGTTGATGCAGTTGCCAGAAACGATGAGCCAGCCGCTCCAGTCGCCCACCGAATGTCATCAGCCCATCAAAAAACGGGATGTTCAACGCACCGAGTTTGAGCACCCGATAGAGTTTGCCCTTGAGCATCACCACTGGAATGCACTCAACACCGTCGACGCTAGCCGGCAATTGATTGATGACGTTACGCACCACCCGCTGAATGCCCGAATTGACTTTGGGGTGCAGGAACACGTGGGTGCATTCCACCAGAAGGCGCGTCATGGCGTGCGTTCCGAAACAATCGAGTCGGAGCGGGTAATGGTGGTTTTCGCCGCCAGCCACGAGCAGCCGACGAAGTCTTCATGCCGGTTGTTGATCACATGGAACACCAGCCCGTAATCGCGCCATTCGTAGTTGCGATCCAGATGCGAGTCCAGCCGCGACAAGCTCAGGGACACGGAATAGTTGCCCTTGCCCAGGCCCATGACGAAGGAAAAACGGTACGTGTAACGCTCCCCGGCGTGCAGATCGGTCAGGGCCTTGTCCTGGCGATGGGTGTTGATGCCATACATCATCTGACCCAGGCGGTCCTTGAGTATGAAGCCGAGCACCAATCGCTCGATGTCCTGGCGGACTTCGACCTGGACTTCCAGCACCACGCTCTGACCGACCTCGGCGGCGTCGATGGAACGTTCATTCTCGTCCAGCATCCGCACACTGAGGATGGCCGCTTCACCGGTGCCGGACACGGTCTGGACTTCGCCGCCGGCGAGCATTTCCTGACGGACCACCTGGCCTT
This region of Pseudomonas mandelii genomic DNA includes:
- a CDS encoding DUF6124 family protein, yielding MIKETPNPPETDDVSPYESIDSKKLNEAAERALDHYLNPSALKSPATRKPSTMFMIAPDIKDEDLLAHTCESLAQANVMASDFAGYLEGPHRHTAMAIQQIVMLAELAVNRMLDNVAVNPAPHR
- a CDS encoding 2Fe-2S iron-sulfur cluster-binding protein — translated: MDRSPWHAGEKQLQAHVGVAERMDTLGRRVIRGEMPDQHRQFYQQLPFMLYGAVDADGNPWASVLEGPPGFAHSPAPALLQFDSLPGSDDPAQLQDGAAIGLLGIELHTRRRNRMNGRVGAVTSSGFGVTVDQSFGNCPQYIQLRQFRSVPLADPSTRVAQHLNALDDAAQAMIAGADTFFVASYVDVDGQRSVDVSHRGGQAGFVQVEGNRLTIPDFAGNLFFNTLGNLLINPRAGLLFIDFNTGDLLHLSGRADVILEGPQVEAFQGAERLWTFEVERVVRRPAALALRWRFDGVSPTSLLTGTWAQANARLQAKALGDHWRPLRVARIEQESHNIRSIYLEPADDAGLPVFQAGQHLPLRFNIAGDVHIRTYSLSSAPSDDFFRISVKREGLVSSHLHEQIRVGDVLEARAPQGHFTVASHERRPLVLLAAGVGITPLLSMVREVVYQGLRTRRIRPTWFFQSSRTLADQPFRPELDRLLDGLGDAVRVRRLLSQPEAEAREGEDFDLTGRIDGDLLKTMLEAEDYDQVDFVLCGPGSFTQGLYDTLRELDIRDSRIHAETFGPSTLRRTPDPDAVVIEQPPAATVSVPVVFERSAKEVRWQPDGGSLLELAESRGLRPEFSCRGGSCGTCKTRLISGAVNYPQPPAEVPDAGEVLICCAVPAQGSQPLVLDL
- a CDS encoding glycosyltransferase family 4 protein codes for the protein MTRLLVECTHVFLHPKVNSGIQRVVRNVINQLPASVDGVECIPVVMLKGKLYRVLKLGALNIPFFDGLMTFGGRLERLAHRFWQLHQRLHNRSHSRVIKRLLHVAYRLTAITCFSIPLRLIDAINQYQLPKRCSPLQHQPGDQLVLLDSSWHSDFFPFAEQLKREGVGIVSVIYDLIPLTHPQFYDTRLVQIFNEWFNWITQTADGYVAISATVRDQVREELQRRLGPAKADTLWFDYFHLGSELDLSEACAAVEPRLTHVFKTPEPVFLMVSTIEPRKNHDYLLDAFERAWASGSQARLCIAGRIGWKCDALLARVRNHPQLNQRLFMFNDLSDTSLEHAYSHASALVFPSWVEGFGLPLVEAMQRGLPAMGSDIPIFREIGGEFMAYFDLAEPQSLADLVTGFERSGKFPAARSVADWQWIGWREASAQLAERTLRNLVDAPVVQERQHANCP
- a CDS encoding glycosyltransferase family 4 protein is translated as MRIALNARILQAPRTGIGHYVAELANALADEPDVELALFHGWGWSSDLPEAAMPGYSRLTPLLRQIPGAYQARRWLEQKRFDQGRSKTIDLYHEPSLWPLSFDGPTVITLHDLTHLHYPDTQPPSRLREIERRLADGVQRASLILTDSQYIADEAQAYFALPAERFVVAPLGVAARFHPREPEAINAVLKTHGVEAREYFLCVGTLEPRKNLTLALRAHALLPAAVRQGFPLLIAGMAGWQGEQFSDELRAALATGDVCLLGYLPDEALAQLLAGARALIFPSLYEGFGLPVLEAMASGTPVILTQHSAMPEVAGDAGNYIAPDDPDTLRDAMIRLIDDPLHWQVCREAGLQQAKLFSWERCAKATARAYRQAMGD
- a CDS encoding LysR family transcriptional regulator, with amino-acid sequence MDRFQEMQVFAAVAQDQGFSAAARRLGMSAASVTRAVAALETRIGTQLLTRTTRSVHLSEAGQRYLEDCRRILTEVQEAEDSAAGSHAQPRGQLTITAPVLFGELFVTPVMVDYLAQFPEVSINALLLDRVVSVVEEGIDVAVRIGDLPDSNQHAIRVGEVRRVICGSPALIAAHGRPSHPQDLVQAPIIATSATGQLRNWPFLENGDPLTVRTEARLVVTANQAAITAACLGLGFTRVLSYQVARKVAAGELQIVLAEFELAPLPIHVIYQGGRKAPARVRSFVDFTVNALREHPALKNEALLL
- a CDS encoding antitoxin Xre/MbcA/ParS toxin-binding domain-containing protein, giving the protein MSETERWIVKCQKTEDGTGDIIIDLPQELLDQMRLGVGDDLELTVVNGTLVLTPVCNATSVRPMFAGVLRQDVYHAYRMRLETLLHISVNASDLDIHDMIVAGFSVSLIKMLCDDGTLSDEERDRIIQPKTLKTKLSANQLLTLHESDRLFRFAHITAMAEVIFGDKGKAKQWLSKPKARFLGESPSAMVTTTFGTHLVEEMLIQVSEGMSF
- a CDS encoding glutathione S-transferase family protein, with translation MQAIKLYNFPRSGHAHRVELMLSLLQLPTELIFVDLAKGAHKQPDYLALNRFGQVPVIDDQGVVLADSNAILVYLAQKYGNGRWLPTDPVGAAKVQRWLSVAAGPIAFGPARARLITVFGAPYNPEEVIAYAHTVLKVIDQELAATPYLVGNEPTIADVAAYSYIAHAPEGNVSLDDYANIRAWLARVEALPGFVGMPRTVAGLQKTA
- a CDS encoding DUF6957 family protein produces the protein MNLADFVSVLSAGEKIDGCQLTTSDAVALASLHFPSHAYCLVADWAILDLDIPTRQRKAITDRQLIPALVYALTVIQDSKGRFPPGDWVRTTLGVSFTHDCLFRTKNTVYVLMGTGRRLHTDLDIALSLC
- a CDS encoding 3'-5' exonuclease is translated as MHPDELYVSVDVETSGPIPGEYSLLSIGACLVAQPVTSIYLELRPDSPKHDPEALAVSGLSLEKLEREGLAPQQAMLTFDQWLKSSCQPGQKVIFVGLNAPFDWSFVNYYFHKYLETNPFGFTAIDMKAYFMGAVGCSWQETKSSKMTAALKPLSEPNHNALDDARFQAELFALMLAGKGKR
- a CDS encoding glycosyltransferase family 4 protein, translated to MRVLHFYKTYLPDSMGGIEQVIFQLCESGARHSVDSTVLTLSNNPAPGAIQIRHHQVHQARMDFQMASTGFSYSVFKQFRELAAEADVVNYHFPWPFMDLVHFFSATKKPCVVSYHSDIIRQRHLLKLYRPLMRRFLDSADRIVAASPNYFHTSDVLQDYREKTRVITYGLDKSGYPQPDAARTERWRKQVGDRFFLFVGVMRYYKGLHILLDAMQGLNYPVVIVGAGPLEAELHAQAKALGLQNLHFLGRLGDEDKVALLELSYAVVFPSHLRSEAFGISLLEGAMYGKPMISSEIGTGTSYINIHNETGLVVPPSNPQAFREAMRTLWEDPVRAAAMGVKAEARYRQLFTADEMGRKWTALYEELLEEKSLSYA